The proteins below come from a single Dermatophilaceae bacterium Soc4.6 genomic window:
- a CDS encoding M4 family metallopeptidase: protein MKHLVTGLTAVATVAAAALVPALAAPTALGAGAPRPDRATLMGAAQARVTQQGRALGLSAGERLVVKDVIRDADGATHVRYNRTFDGLRVIGGDLVAHEDSAGAVRNVTWNASGTVAVASITPTLATAAAVAKVSARGLREAKTPRGELVVYAAAATPVLAYDVVTEGIKPDQTPTRLHTVVDARTGRTLTSWDDIKEGTGKGIFVGTVPLGTTGSAPSFTMRDVHGNFASDLRGATTGTGTTFTDADDVWGNSAISDRASAAVDAHYGAGKTYDFYNTVLGRAGIYNTGLGVRSRVHYGDNYSNAFWDSTQMTYGDGAGNTHPLVELDVAGHEMSHGVTENTAGLGYTGDAGGLNEATSDIFGTAVEFYANNPNDVPDYTIGELININGNGTPLRYMDKPSKDGASKDCWSSTLGSLNPHYSSGPLNHWFYLASEGSGAKTINGVAYNSPTCNASTVTAVGRDKAEKIWYRTLSTYLTSSSNYAAARNGAIRSAKDLYASDPTVCTNIAASFSAIGVPAGTEACAATGGTGTNLLLNPGFESGNVSWSATTGSITSSTSRPAHTGSWKLWLGGNGRTTTESGQQTVTVPSTGAPALSFWLRTDTSESGTTAYDTMKVQVVSGATTTTLATFSNVGTNATYTQKSYSLAAFAGQSVTVKFLMTEDSSLQTSFVVDDTSVAS, encoded by the coding sequence GTGAAACACCTCGTCACGGGTCTGACCGCGGTCGCGACCGTCGCTGCTGCCGCCCTCGTGCCAGCGCTCGCCGCACCGACCGCGCTGGGCGCCGGCGCGCCGCGCCCCGACCGCGCCACCCTCATGGGCGCCGCGCAGGCACGGGTCACCCAGCAGGGAAGGGCCCTGGGCCTGTCGGCGGGCGAGAGGCTCGTGGTCAAGGACGTCATCCGCGACGCCGACGGGGCGACGCACGTGCGCTACAACCGCACCTTCGACGGGCTGCGGGTCATCGGGGGAGACCTGGTCGCCCACGAGGACAGCGCGGGAGCCGTGCGCAACGTGACCTGGAACGCCTCGGGCACGGTCGCCGTCGCCTCGATCACGCCGACGCTGGCCACCGCGGCAGCGGTCGCGAAGGTCTCGGCCAGGGGTCTGCGCGAGGCGAAGACCCCCCGCGGTGAGCTCGTGGTCTACGCCGCCGCCGCCACCCCGGTGCTGGCCTACGACGTCGTCACGGAGGGCATCAAGCCCGACCAGACGCCGACCCGGCTGCACACCGTCGTGGACGCCCGCACGGGCCGGACCCTGACGAGCTGGGACGACATCAAGGAGGGCACCGGCAAGGGCATCTTCGTCGGCACCGTGCCGCTCGGCACGACCGGATCGGCGCCCAGCTTCACCATGAGGGACGTCCACGGGAACTTCGCCTCCGACCTGCGGGGCGCCACCACGGGCACCGGCACCACCTTCACGGATGCCGACGACGTCTGGGGCAACAGCGCGATCAGCGACCGCGCCTCGGCCGCGGTCGACGCCCACTACGGCGCCGGGAAGACCTACGACTTCTACAACACGGTGCTGGGCCGCGCCGGCATCTACAACACCGGCCTCGGCGTGCGCTCGCGCGTGCACTACGGCGACAACTACTCGAACGCCTTCTGGGACAGCACCCAGATGACCTACGGCGACGGAGCGGGCAACACCCACCCGCTGGTCGAGCTCGACGTCGCCGGCCACGAGATGTCGCACGGTGTCACGGAGAACACCGCTGGCCTGGGCTACACGGGTGACGCAGGGGGCCTCAACGAGGCGACCTCCGACATCTTCGGCACTGCGGTCGAGTTCTACGCCAACAACCCCAACGACGTACCGGACTACACCATCGGCGAGCTGATCAACATCAACGGCAACGGCACCCCCCTGCGCTACATGGACAAGCCGAGCAAGGACGGGGCGTCGAAGGACTGCTGGAGCAGCACCCTCGGCAGCCTCAACCCGCACTACTCCTCCGGCCCGCTCAACCACTGGTTCTACCTCGCCTCGGAGGGCTCGGGCGCCAAGACGATCAACGGCGTCGCCTACAACAGCCCGACCTGCAACGCCTCCACCGTCACCGCCGTCGGTCGCGACAAGGCCGAGAAGATCTGGTACCGCACGCTGTCGACCTACCTGACCTCGAGCAGCAACTATGCCGCCGCCCGCAACGGCGCGATCAGGTCGGCCAAGGACCTCTACGCCAGCGACCCGACCGTGTGCACCAACATCGCGGCCTCGTTCTCCGCCATCGGCGTCCCCGCCGGTACGGAGGCCTGCGCGGCCACGGGTGGGACCGGCACCAACCTCCTGCTGAACCCCGGTTTCGAGTCGGGCAACGTCAGCTGGAGCGCGACGACCGGCTCCATCACCAGCAGCACCTCCCGGCCGGCTCACACCGGCTCGTGGAAGCTGTGGCTCGGAGGCAACGGGCGGACGACCACCGAGTCGGGCCAGCAGACGGTCACGGTGCCGTCGACCGGCGCGCCGGCCCTGTCGTTCTGGCTGCGCACCGACACGTCCGAGAGCGGCACCACCGCCTACGACACGATGAAGGTGCAGGTCGTCTCGGGCGCCACCACCACGACCCTGGCGACCTTCAGCAACGTCGGGACCAACGCGACCTACACCCAGAAGAGCTACTCGCTCGCGGCCTTCGCCGGGCAGTCGGTCACGGTCAAGTTCCTCATGACCGAGGACTCGTCGCTGCAGACCAGCTTCGTCGTCGACGACACGTCGGTCGCCAGCTGA
- a CDS encoding MFS transporter translates to MSSPPPVPLSAFWHDLPRPGKWLLSTVIVDFVGNGLVLPFSVVYLHEVRGFPLGQVGLLLAIPAVVGLLVVGPAGIVIDRIGARGVVIASLLGQVAAQVVLATAGTPVRAAVAMVLLGLSGGVVWPAINALVAVVVPSGQRQRYFGVNFTLLNLGIGVGGVLGGLFVDVHRPGSFVAIYLLDAATYLAPLAILLGPLRHVSGRVPRPSRPLDAEPAGGTTYLALLRDRSVAPVLLLTFVASFVGYGQLSTGIPAFGRAQAQISTQVLGWAFAANTLVIVVLQLLVLQRIEGRRRTRLLVLMSGIWVVAFLALGASGLASGSLLGALLFGACLSVFGLGETLYQPTAPAMVNDLAPDHLRGRYNALMSIAWQLASVVGPPVAGLLIGRGWATAYIGLLVGGCALVAVLALAVERRVPPHVNGVRPPPLVPAGGADERPAGSGYA, encoded by the coding sequence GTGAGCAGTCCACCCCCGGTCCCCCTCTCGGCCTTCTGGCACGACCTGCCGCGACCGGGCAAGTGGCTGCTCTCGACCGTGATCGTCGACTTCGTGGGCAACGGCCTGGTGCTGCCCTTCTCGGTGGTCTACCTGCACGAGGTGCGCGGCTTCCCGCTCGGCCAGGTGGGACTGCTGCTCGCGATCCCTGCGGTCGTGGGGCTGCTGGTCGTGGGCCCGGCCGGCATCGTCATCGACCGGATCGGCGCCCGGGGCGTGGTGATCGCCTCGCTGCTCGGCCAGGTCGCGGCGCAGGTGGTGCTCGCGACCGCCGGGACCCCGGTGCGGGCGGCCGTGGCGATGGTGCTGCTCGGGCTCTCCGGCGGGGTCGTGTGGCCGGCCATCAACGCCCTCGTCGCGGTCGTCGTGCCGAGCGGGCAGCGGCAGCGCTACTTCGGCGTCAACTTCACCCTGCTCAACCTCGGCATCGGCGTCGGGGGCGTGCTCGGCGGGCTCTTCGTCGACGTCCACCGGCCGGGGTCCTTTGTCGCGATCTACCTGCTCGACGCCGCGACCTACCTGGCCCCGCTGGCGATCCTGCTGGGGCCGCTGCGGCACGTCTCCGGGCGGGTGCCTCGTCCGAGCCGGCCGCTGGATGCTGAGCCCGCGGGCGGCACGACCTACCTCGCGCTGCTGCGGGACCGGTCGGTGGCCCCGGTGCTGTTGCTGACCTTCGTCGCGTCGTTCGTCGGCTACGGGCAGCTGAGCACCGGCATACCGGCCTTCGGGCGGGCGCAGGCGCAGATCTCCACCCAGGTGCTGGGGTGGGCGTTCGCCGCCAACACCCTGGTCATCGTCGTGCTCCAGCTGCTGGTTCTGCAACGCATCGAGGGACGCCGACGCACCCGGCTGCTGGTGCTGATGAGCGGGATCTGGGTGGTGGCCTTCCTGGCGCTCGGCGCGTCCGGTCTCGCGTCGGGGTCACTGCTGGGGGCCCTGCTCTTCGGGGCGTGCCTGTCGGTCTTCGGTCTCGGCGAGACCCTCTACCAGCCCACCGCTCCGGCGATGGTCAACGACCTCGCTCCCGACCACCTGCGGGGCCGCTACAACGCGCTGATGAGCATCGCCTGGCAGCTCGCCTCGGTGGTGGGCCCGCCCGTCGCCGGGCTGCTCATCGGGCGGGGCTGGGCCACGGCCTACATCGGCCTGCTCGTCGGCGGGTGCGCCCTCGTCGCCGTGCTCGCGCTCGCGGTGGAGCGGCGGGTGCCGCCGCACGTCAACGGCGTGCGCCCGCCGCCGCTGGTGCCGGCGGGTGGGGCGGACGAGCGCCCCGCAGGGTCGGGCTATGCTTGA
- a CDS encoding MFS transporter, protein MKRRPVAVVLAGSVGMLGWGAVLPYQYAYAAQTRGWGTLVAALASSLFSVAALVSAPLGGRLADRHPPVRVAVAAKLVAAVAGVVLLLADSPVAFLVGMTVLGLGITAAQPAQSVLLLRWSGAADRRTVFAWAFTGSSVGMALGALVAAQSVDLHRLDGMQGAFALAAGGFVLSAGLLALAGRGLGAAVPAEPADLGGPGEPDRDPSDSPASTGAALRAVLAVPALRWIAVVTVAISLGFYAQFESGLPAFALTVLRVPEQTIGLAAAVNCLVIVALQMLVVRLTAGRRPASMLAAVGVIWLACWGLLAVASVTPELAATLFVTTFGIFAVGETLFAPLLGPLTAAHAPAGTAGTTLGLLAALQTGVSAAGPLLAAVALGTGHGGVFVGIHVVVSVLALLAALRLRRVLEVTDAAPPSLPESFVPQGAPVTP, encoded by the coding sequence ATGAAGCGTCGTCCGGTTGCCGTCGTCCTCGCCGGGTCGGTCGGGATGCTCGGGTGGGGGGCGGTGCTGCCCTACCAGTACGCCTACGCCGCGCAGACGCGCGGATGGGGCACCCTCGTGGCGGCTCTCGCGTCCAGCCTCTTCTCCGTCGCCGCGCTGGTCTCGGCGCCGCTCGGTGGCCGTCTCGCCGACCGGCACCCCCCGGTGCGCGTGGCCGTGGCGGCCAAGCTGGTCGCAGCCGTGGCCGGCGTCGTGCTGCTGCTGGCCGACAGCCCGGTCGCCTTCCTCGTGGGCATGACCGTGCTCGGTCTCGGCATCACGGCCGCCCAGCCGGCCCAGTCGGTGCTGCTGCTGCGCTGGTCGGGTGCGGCCGACCGCCGCACCGTCTTCGCCTGGGCCTTCACGGGCTCGTCGGTCGGCATGGCGCTCGGCGCCCTCGTCGCCGCGCAGAGCGTTGATCTCCACCGGCTCGACGGTATGCAGGGGGCGTTCGCGCTCGCCGCCGGCGGGTTCGTGCTCTCCGCAGGCCTGCTCGCTCTCGCCGGGCGCGGTCTGGGCGCCGCCGTGCCCGCCGAGCCCGCCGACCTCGGGGGCCCGGGCGAGCCCGACCGCGACCCATCCGACTCGCCCGCCTCGACCGGCGCCGCCCTGCGCGCCGTCCTCGCCGTGCCGGCCCTGCGCTGGATCGCGGTCGTGACCGTCGCCATCTCGCTCGGTTTCTACGCGCAGTTCGAGTCGGGGCTGCCGGCCTTCGCCCTGACCGTGCTGCGGGTGCCCGAGCAGACGATCGGCCTGGCCGCCGCCGTCAACTGCCTGGTCATCGTCGCCCTGCAGATGCTCGTCGTCCGGCTGACCGCCGGCCGCCGGCCCGCCTCGATGCTCGCCGCTGTGGGGGTCATCTGGCTCGCCTGCTGGGGGCTGCTCGCCGTGGCGAGCGTCACCCCGGAGCTCGCCGCGACCCTCTTCGTGACGACCTTCGGCATCTTCGCCGTCGGCGAGACGCTCTTCGCGCCGCTGCTGGGGCCGCTCACCGCCGCCCACGCCCCGGCCGGCACGGCGGGCACGACCCTGGGCCTGCTCGCGGCCCTGCAGACGGGCGTCTCGGCCGCCGGTCCGCTGCTGGCGGCCGTGGCCCTCGGCACCGGTCACGGCGGCGTCTTCGTCGGGATCCACGTGGTCGTGAGCGTCCTGGCCCTGCTTGCGGCGCTGCGTCTGCGCCGGGTGCTCGAGGTCACGGATGCGGCGCCGCCGAGCCTGCCCGAGTCGTTCGTTCCGCAGGGCGCCCCCGTCACCCCCTGA
- a CDS encoding DNA polymerase III subunit gamma and tau → MTTALYRRYRPESFAEVIGQEHVTGPLMQALRSGRINHAYLFSGPRGCGKTTSARILARCLNCEQGPTPTPCGVCDSCVALARGGPGSVDVIEIDAASHGGVDDARDLRERASYAPASSRYKVYIIDEAHMVTPQGFNALLKIVEEPPEHVKFVFATTEPEKVIGTIRSRTHHYPFRLVPPAALTTYMQGLCDQEGVTVAHGVLGFVVRAGGGSVRDSLSVLDQLIAGSTDEGLTYEMAASLLGFTDGELIDATVDAFAAGDGAAVFAQIDRVVESGHDPRRFVEDLLERLRDLIVVAAVPDGAGAVLRGVPEGQLDRMRGQAARFGNGGLSRAADIVNTGLTEMTGATAPRLQLELICARILLPAASGEQGYAARLDRIERRLEVGGGAGARGSGEPPPPQSPPQSPPQSPPRPAGETGEPQRRASAPETPPAGSAAPPQTAAPATPPSSSPPPDPPAPPVEPTAAAGPRETSLHVEERTSSPAPGPAVGGLDVMAIRRVWPDVLARIFSMRRATWTFVSQHAQVQEYDGRRLVLGIATVGLANTFRQGNHAELVRQALIDEIGLDVVVEGVPASDVPPPREFPLPADDGGPSRDEGGARHGDQAGDRSTPGASSGGAQPRPFDRSPSGENPPADSAPRPVPRAVTPAAGGPPVPGGSGDARPDWGASPASPGPDWASAPSSAPRPAAPAPEVSGPTGLTSGEASVQAAGVREELARVRRVAAERVSADPGAGGEAVTPVVTRDEDASPDDEDFAESGKVGREVIERVLGGRFLGDFED, encoded by the coding sequence GTGACCACAGCCCTCTACCGCCGCTACCGGCCCGAGAGCTTCGCCGAGGTCATCGGTCAGGAGCACGTGACCGGTCCGCTGATGCAGGCCCTGCGCAGCGGCCGCATCAACCACGCCTACCTGTTCAGTGGCCCCCGCGGCTGCGGCAAGACGACGAGCGCGCGCATCCTGGCCCGCTGCCTCAACTGCGAGCAGGGGCCGACGCCCACCCCCTGTGGGGTGTGCGACTCGTGCGTGGCGCTCGCCCGCGGCGGGCCGGGCTCGGTCGACGTCATCGAGATCGACGCCGCGAGCCACGGCGGCGTCGACGACGCGCGCGACCTGCGCGAGCGCGCCTCCTACGCTCCGGCGAGCAGCCGCTACAAGGTCTACATCATCGACGAGGCGCACATGGTGACCCCGCAGGGCTTCAACGCCCTGCTCAAGATCGTCGAGGAGCCGCCCGAGCACGTGAAGTTCGTCTTCGCGACGACCGAGCCCGAGAAGGTGATCGGCACCATCCGCTCGCGCACGCACCACTACCCCTTCCGGCTGGTGCCGCCGGCGGCCCTGACGACCTACATGCAGGGCCTGTGCGACCAGGAGGGCGTCACCGTCGCCCACGGCGTGCTCGGTTTCGTGGTGCGCGCCGGCGGCGGGTCGGTGCGCGACTCGCTCTCGGTGCTCGACCAGCTGATCGCCGGGTCGACCGACGAGGGCCTCACCTACGAGATGGCGGCGTCTCTGCTCGGCTTCACCGACGGTGAGCTGATCGACGCCACGGTCGACGCCTTCGCCGCGGGTGACGGGGCGGCCGTCTTCGCCCAGATCGACCGCGTCGTCGAGTCGGGCCACGACCCGCGGCGGTTCGTCGAGGACCTGCTCGAGCGGTTGCGTGACCTCATCGTCGTGGCGGCCGTGCCCGACGGGGCAGGAGCCGTGCTGCGGGGCGTCCCCGAGGGCCAGCTCGACCGGATGCGTGGCCAGGCGGCCCGCTTCGGCAACGGCGGTCTGTCGCGCGCCGCCGACATCGTCAACACCGGGCTCACCGAGATGACCGGCGCCACGGCGCCCCGGCTGCAGCTCGAGCTGATCTGCGCGCGCATCCTGCTGCCTGCTGCCTCGGGTGAGCAGGGGTATGCCGCGCGGCTCGACCGCATCGAGCGTCGCCTCGAGGTCGGGGGGGGCGCGGGGGCGCGCGGATCGGGAGAGCCGCCGCCGCCGCAGTCGCCGCCGCAGTCGCCGCCGCAGTCGCCGCCGCGGCCCGCCGGCGAGACGGGTGAGCCCCAGCGGCGGGCTTCTGCTCCCGAGACCCCTCCGGCGGGCTCAGCCGCCCCGCCCCAGACAGCCGCCCCAGCCACCCCGCCTTCCTCGTCTCCTCCTCCGGATCCTCCGGCTCCTCCGGTCGAGCCGACCGCGGCGGCCGGGCCGCGGGAGACGAGCCTGCACGTGGAGGAGCGCACGAGCTCTCCCGCCCCGGGTCCGGCTGTCGGAGGCCTCGACGTCATGGCGATCCGTCGGGTCTGGCCCGACGTGCTGGCCCGGATCTTCTCGATGCGCCGGGCGACGTGGACCTTCGTCTCGCAGCACGCCCAGGTGCAGGAGTACGACGGGCGCCGTCTCGTGCTCGGGATCGCCACGGTGGGTCTGGCCAACACCTTCCGCCAGGGCAACCACGCCGAGCTGGTGCGTCAGGCTCTCATCGACGAGATCGGCCTCGACGTCGTCGTCGAGGGTGTGCCCGCCAGTGACGTGCCGCCGCCGAGGGAGTTCCCCCTGCCCGCCGACGACGGCGGGCCCTCCCGCGACGAGGGCGGCGCGCGTCATGGTGATCAGGCGGGAGACCGGTCGACGCCCGGCGCCTCGTCCGGTGGGGCGCAGCCGCGCCCTTTTGACCGCTCCCCGAGCGGGGAGAACCCTCCGGCCGACTCGGCACCTCGACCGGTGCCACGTGCCGTCACGCCAGCCGCGGGGGGACCACCGGTGCCCGGCGGCTCCGGCGACGCCCGTCCTGACTGGGGCGCCTCGCCCGCGAGCCCGGGACCCGACTGGGCCTCGGCTCCGTCCTCGGCGCCGAGGCCCGCAGCTCCCGCGCCCGAGGTGTCGGGCCCTACCGGCCTGACCTCCGGTGAGGCGTCGGTCCAGGCTGCAGGTGTGCGCGAGGAGCTGGCCCGGGTGCGTCGCGTGGCCGCCGAACGAGTCTCGGCCGACCCGGGCGCCGGTGGCGAGGCGGTGACGCCGGTGGTGACCCGCGACGAGGACGCCAGCCCCGACGACGAGGACTTCGCCGAGTCGGGCAAGGTCGGGCGCGAGGTCATCGAGCGCGTCCTGGGTGGCCGCTTCCTGGGGGACTTCGAGGACTGA
- a CDS encoding ATP-binding cassette domain-containing protein → MSRSPKAARPKGPEPTLVAAGVSKSVDDLPLLAPVSVSVAPGQCLVLRGENGSGKTTLMRLLSGTTEPTTGTVTLQGRTVDERDPTCRRALASLVGAPTSYRDLTLVDHLVLVDATWGRGDGADERALALLASLEIDHLDDRFPHELSSGQQQLFHLALVLGRPSEVLLLDEPEQRLDTHKRALLGHLLVGRKQQGTSLVVACHDPELTEAIADRVVDIEPA, encoded by the coding sequence ATGAGCAGGTCACCCAAGGCCGCACGCCCGAAGGGCCCGGAGCCCACCCTCGTCGCCGCCGGGGTGAGCAAGTCGGTCGACGACCTGCCCCTGCTGGCCCCCGTCAGCGTCTCGGTCGCCCCCGGCCAGTGCCTCGTCCTGCGCGGGGAGAACGGCAGCGGCAAGACCACCCTCATGCGGCTGCTGTCGGGCACGACCGAGCCGACGACCGGCACGGTCACGCTGCAGGGGCGCACGGTCGACGAGCGCGACCCGACCTGCCGCCGCGCGCTCGCGTCCCTCGTCGGGGCACCGACGTCCTACCGCGACCTGACGCTCGTCGACCACCTCGTGCTCGTCGACGCGACCTGGGGGCGCGGCGACGGTGCCGATGAGCGGGCGCTCGCGCTGCTGGCCTCGCTCGAGATCGACCACCTCGACGACCGCTTCCCCCACGAGCTGTCGTCGGGCCAGCAGCAGCTCTTCCACCTCGCCCTCGTGCTCGGCCGACCCAGCGAGGTCCTGCTGCTCGACGAGCCCGAGCAGCGCCTCGACACCCACAAGCGGGCCCTGCTCGGTCACCTGCTCGTCGGGCGCAAGCAGCAGGGCACCTCCCTCGTCGTGGCCTGCCACGACCCCGAGCTGACCGAGGCGATCGCCGACCGGGTCGTCGACATCGAGCCGGCGTGA
- a CDS encoding OsmC family peroxiredoxin codes for MPTRTAHTLWTGTLERGQGVVEVDSDSPDYVTVAGRLADDADGMAGPEEFLAASHSSCYAIHLAWMITQAGGTPTTLGVRVDITLGSDPEGGLRVVRSAITLRGGAEGLTDERFRELAEGARSDCVISKALGGRVEITLDVETGSVTV; via the coding sequence ATGCCCACGCGTACCGCGCACACCCTGTGGACCGGCACGCTCGAGCGGGGGCAGGGCGTCGTCGAGGTCGACTCCGACAGCCCCGACTACGTCACGGTCGCCGGTCGCCTGGCCGACGACGCCGACGGCATGGCCGGCCCCGAGGAGTTCCTCGCCGCCTCCCACTCCTCCTGCTACGCGATCCACCTCGCGTGGATGATCACCCAGGCTGGTGGCACGCCGACCACCCTGGGGGTGCGCGTCGACATCACTCTCGGCTCCGATCCCGAGGGGGGTCTCCGCGTCGTACGCAGTGCCATCACCCTGCGCGGTGGGGCCGAGGGGCTGACCGACGAGCGGTTCCGTGAGCTGGCCGAGGGCGCGCGGAGCGACTGCGTGATCAGCAAGGCCCTCGGCGGCCGGGTCGAGATCACGCTGGACGTCGAGACCGGGTCCGTCACGGTCTGA
- a CDS encoding lysophospholipid acyltransferase family protein, producing the protein MFYRAGHLVLKPLTHALWRPRITGTEHVPPTGGVILASNHFSFIDSFTIPLAAPRQVHFLAKDDYWGGSGPVAAARRGFMTSMGAIPVNRRSSRAAQESLDAALEVLRAGGAFGIYPEGTRSRDGRLYRGRTGVAFLALTAGVPIVPVALSGTADVQPIGSRLPRLARLGVAFGPAIHVTERYQGVPQGKARRQVTDEVMAAIAALSGQEFAGDYNELPSDSGPAIAT; encoded by the coding sequence ATGTTCTACCGGGCTGGCCACCTCGTGCTGAAGCCGCTCACCCACGCCCTGTGGCGCCCCCGCATCACCGGCACCGAGCACGTGCCGCCCACCGGCGGCGTGATCCTGGCCAGCAACCACTTCTCCTTCATCGACTCCTTCACCATCCCCCTCGCTGCCCCCCGGCAGGTGCACTTCCTGGCCAAGGACGACTACTGGGGCGGGTCCGGGCCGGTCGCCGCTGCCCGGCGCGGGTTCATGACGTCGATGGGGGCGATCCCGGTCAACCGGCGCTCGTCACGTGCGGCGCAGGAGTCGCTCGACGCCGCGCTCGAGGTCCTGCGGGCGGGCGGCGCCTTCGGCATCTACCCGGAGGGGACCCGCTCGCGCGACGGCCGTCTCTACCGTGGCCGCACCGGGGTGGCCTTCCTCGCGCTCACCGCCGGCGTCCCGATCGTGCCGGTCGCCCTCTCGGGCACGGCCGACGTGCAGCCGATCGGCTCTCGCCTGCCGCGCCTCGCGCGGCTGGGGGTCGCCTTCGGCCCGGCCATCCACGTCACCGAGCGCTACCAGGGGGTGCCGCAGGGGAAGGCGCGGCGCCAGGTCACCGACGAGGTGATGGCCGCGATCGCCGCGCTGTCGGGCCAGGAGTTCGCCGGCGACTACAACGAGCTGCCATCCGACAGTGGCCCGGCGATCGCGACCTGA
- a CDS encoding HoxN/HupN/NixA family nickel/cobalt transporter — MTTTTPRETANPRTRRFPQFTAEERRSLTGMGLFILLLHVVGWGVFLTLIVPAQYKVGGQVMGVGLGLTAYTLGMRHAFDADHIAAIDNTTRKLMAEGKQPMSVGFWFSLGHSSVVFVMVLLLAAGVKALAGALADDQSQLQRITSVWGTSVSGVFLLLLGLVNLIALVGILKVFRKMRHGHFDEAELERQLDNRGLLNRILGRVTRAVREPWHMYPVGFLFGLGFDTVTEVGLFVVAGGAVASGLPWYAIVVLPILFAAGMSLLDAIDGSFMKVAYGWAFAQPVRKIYYNITVTALSVAVALVIGGVEIIGLLADKAGITTGPLAAIGGLDLEHVGYGIVALFVLTWAIALTVWKVGRVEERWSVGLVAE; from the coding sequence GTGACGACGACCACGCCCCGCGAGACGGCGAACCCCCGCACCCGCCGATTCCCGCAGTTCACCGCCGAGGAGCGCCGCAGCCTCACCGGCATGGGCCTCTTCATCCTCCTGCTGCACGTCGTCGGATGGGGCGTCTTCCTCACCCTCATCGTCCCGGCGCAGTACAAGGTCGGCGGCCAGGTGATGGGGGTCGGTCTCGGCCTCACCGCCTACACCCTCGGCATGCGCCACGCCTTCGACGCCGACCACATCGCGGCGATCGACAACACGACCCGCAAGCTGATGGCCGAGGGCAAGCAGCCGATGAGCGTCGGCTTCTGGTTCAGCCTCGGCCACAGCTCGGTCGTCTTCGTCATGGTGCTGCTGCTGGCCGCCGGGGTGAAGGCGCTCGCGGGCGCTCTCGCCGACGACCAGTCGCAGCTGCAGCGGATCACGAGCGTGTGGGGCACCTCGGTCTCGGGGGTCTTCCTCCTGCTGCTCGGCCTGGTCAACCTCATCGCGCTCGTCGGCATCCTCAAGGTCTTCCGCAAGATGCGCCACGGCCACTTCGACGAGGCCGAGCTCGAGCGGCAGCTCGACAACCGGGGGCTGCTGAACCGCATCCTCGGCCGCGTCACCCGCGCCGTGCGCGAGCCGTGGCACATGTACCCCGTGGGGTTCCTCTTCGGGCTCGGCTTCGACACCGTGACCGAGGTCGGCCTCTTCGTCGTCGCCGGGGGCGCCGTGGCGTCGGGTCTGCCGTGGTACGCCATCGTCGTGCTGCCGATCCTCTTCGCCGCCGGCATGTCCCTGCTCGACGCCATCGACGGCAGCTTCATGAAGGTCGCCTACGGCTGGGCCTTCGCCCAGCCGGTGCGCAAGATCTACTACAACATCACCGTCACGGCGCTGTCGGTCGCCGTCGCCCTGGTCATCGGTGGGGTCGAGATCATCGGCCTGCTGGCCGACAAGGCCGGCATCACCACCGGCCCGCTCGCTGCGATCGGCGGTCTCGACCTCGAGCACGTGGGCTACGGCATCGTCGCCCTCTTCGTGCTGACGTGGGCGATCGCGCTGACGGTCTGGAAGGTCGGCCGCGTCGAGGAGCGCTGGTCGGTCGGTCTCGTCGCCGAGTAG